The Phoenix dactylifera cultivar Barhee BC4 chromosome 17, palm_55x_up_171113_PBpolish2nd_filt_p, whole genome shotgun sequence genome contains a region encoding:
- the LOC103723566 gene encoding mediator of RNA polymerase II transcription subunit 15a-like isoform X2 → MEGNSWRPGQGEPSAADATAGDWRGQLQHDARQRIVNKIMDTLKRHLPISVPEGLNELQKIAVRFEEKIYTAATSQSDYLRKISLKMLSMETKTQHTPPMPNTTIPNQNPTDSVSLGNQGQPLGIPAVNPPTARQQLLPQNLQNNTSTSVQSSANLPPALSSFTGLSQSNISSVGQTSNLQNMPGISQNSVSNSVGQGAAPDIYANAQRQMPGRQHQQQMISQQQQQSQNQLIYHQQFQQQLLKQKLQHPSLLQPHLQQQQPQQSLLQPTQLQSSQQSLMQMSSGLQSGQSTIQQPQPTTMQSAAQPGLQQNQLNSIQQSVPSLLQQHPQSVARQQQQVQPSIHQQTPSLQQQPTPVPQQSNLPLQQQQQQIMGQQANISNLQQAQLLGQQNSIQDMQQPQQQRLPVQQNSLLGMQQPQQMLNQQSISLHQQQQLGPQSTISGLQQQQQQQQQQQQQQHQHQQQLLGSLPNVSSMQPHQRSMHILQQPKMVTPQQQQTQQTPLSLLQQQGQQSQHQSSQQQLISQFQSQPAQLQQQLAMQQQPNSLQQRLQAPGALLPSQNAIEQQKQFIQAQRVLPEVSSSTSVDSTAQTGHVGVADLQEEIYQKIKSMRDMYFADINELYQRIALKFQQHDGFIPPAKPSEQYEKMKNFKTMLERTLAFLQISKNNIQPGLKDRIPLYEKQIVNILTSNKKKVIPSQSQGQQQFQHPGGLAHSMPQQQPSLVPQLQQHDNHPNQVQQMNLQGSATSMQPSAVTGMQHVSMPLTTNFGVPATQQNITNALQPAANLDSVQGSSFNSLQQGAMGSMPQGGVGSVPNTINAPQQTNANTLSNSSMNTLQPNASLVQPSSNTVQQHYLKQQQQDQQQQLMQSQQMKQQLQQRHVQQMLQQQQKQQLMQSQPSLQQQLHQQQKQQPAQILAHQMPQLHQTNEPNESKVRPGLGIKPGLYQQHFSAGQRPGYYHQLKQGASFPISSPQNLQSSSPQISHHSSPQVDQHNLLASQVKAGTPLQSANSPFVPSPSTPLAPSPIPADSEKLSGLSSVTNAAHVGHQQSALAPPQTQSLAVGTPGISASPFLAEYTSPDGNQATVPSVVPGKTSASERPLERLIKVVKSSTPKALSSAVSDIESVVSMIDRIAGSAPGNGSRAAVGEDLVAMTKCRLQARNFMSQDGSATTKKMKRNTSAMPLNNVSSAGSVNDSFKQSYGLDASELESTATSRVKRQKFEVNHALLEEIREINQQLIDTVVNISEEDADSIAAASDGEGTVIKCSFTAVALSPSLKSQFASSQISPILPLRLLVPANYPKCSPVLLDKLPDESSGESDDLSVKAKSRFSISLRGLSQPMSLGEMARTWDACARKVIAEYAQQTGGGSFSSRYGAWENCVGA, encoded by the exons TGTCACTCGGCAATCAAGGGCAACCATTAGGAATTCCTGCGGTTAATCCGCCTACAGCAAGGCAACAACTTTTACCACAAAACCTTCAAAATAACACGTCAACTTCTGTACAAAGTTCTGCGAACCTGCCTCCTGCGCTATCATCTTTCACAGGTCTTAGTCAGTCCAACATATCCAGTGTCGGTCAGACATCCAACCTGCAGAACATGCCTGGAATATCACAGAACTCTGTAAGTAATTCTGTAGGGCAAGGTGCAGCACCAGATATTTATGCCAATGCGCAAAGACAAATGCCGGGAAGGCAACACCAGCAACAAATGATTTCTCAACAGCAGCAGCAATCTCAGAATCAGCTTATTTACCACCAGCAGTTTCAACAACAGTTACTAAAACAGAAGTTGCAGCATCCTTCACTCTTGCAACCGCATTTGCAACAGCAGCAGCCGCAACAATCTCTGTTGCAGCCAACCCAGCTGCAATCTTCTCAACAGTCTCTGATGCAAATGTCATCAGGTCTTCAGTCAGGTCAGTCCACTATTCAGCAGCCACAGCCTACAACGATGCAGTCAGCTGCGCAACCTGGCCTTCAACAGAATCAACTGAATTCAATCCAGCAATCAGTACCATCTTTGCTTCAGCAACATCCACAATCAGTTGCAAGACAACAACAACAAGTACAGCCTTCTATTCATCAACAAACACCTTCGCTTCAGCAACAGCCAACTCCTGTTCCTCAGCAATCAAATTTACCATtgcagcaacagcagcagcagatAATGGGGCAGCAAGCGAATATTTCAAATTTGCAACAAGCTCAGCTGCTTGGACAACAAAATAGTATCCAAGACATGCAACAGCCACAGCAACAGAGACTGCCAGTTCAGCAGAACAGTCTTTTGGGCATGCAACAGCCTCAGCAGATGTTAAATCAGCAAAGTATTTCCTTACATCAGCAGCAGCAGTTAGGCCCCCAAAGCACCATATCAGGGCTgcagcagcaacagcagcagcagcagcagcagcagcagcagcagcatcaGCATCAGCAGCAGCTACTTGGATCCCTTCCTAATGTTTCAAGCATGCAGCCACATCAGCGCTCGATGCATATTTTGCAACAACCAAAGATGGTTACACCACAACAGCAGCAAACCCAGCAGACGCCATTGTCATTGTTGCAACAACAAGGTCAACAATCCCAGCATCAATCATCACAACAGCAACTCATTTCTCAATTTCAATCTCAGCCTGCACAGTTGCAACAGCAATTGGCAATGCAACAACAGCCAAATTCCTTGCAGCAAAGGCTTCAAGCTCCAGGTGCCTTGCTTCCATCTCAGAATGCAATTGAGCAGCAGAAGCAATTTATCCAGGCACAAAGAGTGCTTCCAGAGGTCTCCTCCAGTA CATCAGTGGATTCAACCGCTCAGACAGGACATGTAGGTGTTGCTGATTTGCAGGAGGAGATCTATCAAAAG ATAAAATCCATGAGGGATATGTACTTTGCAGACATCAATGAGCTTTACCAAAGGATTGCTTTGAAGTTCCAGCAG CATGATGGTTTCATACCACCTGCAAAGCCATCAGAACAgtatgaaaaaatgaaaaactttAAGACGATGTTAGAGCGTACTTTAGCGTTTCTACAGATCtcaaagaataatattcaaccTGGTTTGAAGGACAGAATTCCTCTGTATGAGAAGCAAATTGTTAATATTCTTACTTCAAATAAGAAGAAAGTTATACCTTCACAATCTCAGGGACAACAACAATTCCAGCATCCTGGTGGACTTGCTCACTCCATGCCACAGCAACAACCATCCCTAGTTCCTCAGCTGCAGCAGCATGACAATCACCCAAACCAGGTGCAACAAATGAATTTACAAGGTTCAGCCACTTCAATGCAGCCATCTGCTGTGACCGGCATGCAACATGTATCCATGCCTTTAACAACAAACTTTGGTGTTCCAGCAACACAGCAGAATATCACAAATGCATTACAGCCTGCTGCTAATCTGGATTCAGTTCAAGGCAGTTCGTTTAATTCATTGCAGCAGGGTGCTATGGGCTCTATGCCACAAGGTGGTGTGGGATCTGTACCAAATACCATCAATGCACCTCAACAGACCAATGCCAATACCCTATCAAACAGCTCTATGAATACATTACAACCTAATGCTAGTCTTGTGCAACCAAGTTCTAACACAGTACAGCAGCACTATTTGAAGCAACAACAGCAGGATCAACAACAGCAATTGATGCAAAGTCAGCAAATGAAGCAGCAATTACAACAGCGACATGTGCAACAAATGCTTCAGCAACAGCAAAAGCAGCAATTAATGCAGTCGCAGCCATCACTTCAGCAACAGCTGCACCAACAACAGAAACAACAACCAGCACAGATTTTGGCACACCAAATGCCACAGCTTCACCAAACAAATGAACCAAATGAGTCAAAGGTGAGACCAGGTTTAGGCATCAAACCTGGTCTTTATCAACAACATTTCTCTGCTGGCCAACGCCCTGGGTATTATCATCAACTGAAGCAAGGTGCTTCCTTTCCAATTTCTTCGCCACAAAACCTTCAATCCTCATCTCCTCAAATTTCACACCATTCTTCTCCTCAAGTCGATCAGCACAATTTGTTAGCATCTCAGGTAAAAGCTGGAACACCTCTGCAATCAGCTAACTCACCATTTGTTCCATCTCCATCCACTCCCTTGGCCCCATCTCCTATACCAGCGGATTCTGAGAAGCTTTCTGGTCTATCATCGGTGACTAATGCTGCACATGTTGGACATCAGCAATCAGCTCTTGCACCACCTCAAACACAATCACTGGCTGTTGGCACACCTGGAATATCAGCCTCGCCCTTCCTAGCAGAATATACCAGTCCAGATGGAAATCAGGCTACTGTACCAAGTGTGGTTCCTGGCAAGACAAGTGCATCAGAACGGCCTCTAGAGCGTTTAATTAAAGTG GTAAAGTCATCAACTCCAAAGGCTCTCAGCTCTGCTGTTAGCGATATTGAATCTGTTGTCAGCATGATCGACAGGATAGCAGGTTCAGCACCTGGCAATGGTTCTAGGGCTGCTGTTGGTGAAGATTTAGTTGCCATGACAAAGTGCCGTCTGCAAGCTAGAAACTTCATGTCACAAGATGGAAGTGCTACAACAAAGAAAATGAAGCGTAACACAAGTGCCATGCCCTTGAATAATGTGTCATCAGCTGGCAGTGTAAATGATAGCTTCAAGCAATCTTATGGTCTTGATGCATCTGAGTTGGAGTCAACTGCAACATCTCGTGTCAAGAGGCAGAAATTTGAG GTGAACCATGCTCTACTGGAAGAGATTAGGGAGATAAATCAGCAGCTAATTGATACAGTAGTCAACATAAGTGAAGAGGATGCTGATTCAATTGCTGCAGCATCTGATGGTGAAGGAACGGTCATCAAATGTTCTTTCACTGCAGTGGCTCTCAGTCCAAGTTTGAAGTCACAATTTGCTTCGTCACAGATA AGCCCAATTTTGCCTTTGAGGTTGCTTGTTCCTGCAAACTATCCAAAGTGTTCCCCTGTTCTTTTGGACAAGCTTCCGGATGAATCAAG TGGAGAGTCTGATGATCTGTCTGTCAAGGCAAAGTCAAGATTCAGCATATCCCTCCGTGGCTTATCACAGCCCATGTCTCTAGGAGAAATGGCAAGGACTTGGGATGCTTGTGCACGCAAAGTTATTGCCGAATATGCCCAACAGACTGGAGGAGGGAGCTTCAGCTCGAGATATGGTGCTTGGGAAAATTGTGTGGGTGCTTGA
- the LOC103723566 gene encoding mediator of RNA polymerase II transcription subunit 15a-like isoform X1, which yields MEGNSWRPGQGEPSAADATAGDWRGQLQHDARQRIVNKIMDTLKRHLPISVPEGLNELQKIAVRFEEKIYTAATSQSDYLRKISLKMLSMETKTQHTPPMPNTTIPNQNPTDSGQPLGIPAVNPPTARQQLLPQNLQNNTSTSVQSSANLPPALSSFTGLSQSNISSVGQTSNLQNMPGISQNSVSNSVGQGAAPDIYANAQRQMPGRQHQQQMISQQQQQSQNQLIYHQQFQQQLLKQKLQHPSLLQPHLQQQQPQQSLLQPTQLQSSQQSLMQMSSGLQSGQSTIQQPQPTTMQSAAQPGLQQNQLNSIQQSVPSLLQQHPQSVARQQQQVQPSIHQQTPSLQQQPTPVPQQSNLPLQQQQQQIMGQQANISNLQQAQLLGQQNSIQDMQQPQQQRLPVQQNSLLGMQQPQQMLNQQSISLHQQQQLGPQSTISGLQQQQQQQQQQQQQQHQHQQQLLGSLPNVSSMQPHQRSMHILQQPKMVTPQQQQTQQTPLSLLQQQGQQSQHQSSQQQLISQFQSQPAQLQQQLAMQQQPNSLQQRLQAPGALLPSQNAIEQQKQFIQAQRVLPEVSSSTSVDSTAQTGHVGVADLQEEIYQKIKSMRDMYFADINELYQRIALKFQQHDGFIPPAKPSEQYEKMKNFKTMLERTLAFLQISKNNIQPGLKDRIPLYEKQIVNILTSNKKKVIPSQSQGQQQFQHPGGLAHSMPQQQPSLVPQLQQHDNHPNQVQQMNLQGSATSMQPSAVTGMQHVSMPLTTNFGVPATQQNITNALQPAANLDSVQGSSFNSLQQGAMGSMPQGGVGSVPNTINAPQQTNANTLSNSSMNTLQPNASLVQPSSNTVQQHYLKQQQQDQQQQLMQSQQMKQQLQQRHVQQMLQQQQKQQLMQSQPSLQQQLHQQQKQQPAQILAHQMPQLHQTNEPNESKVRPGLGIKPGLYQQHFSAGQRPGYYHQLKQGASFPISSPQNLQSSSPQISHHSSPQVDQHNLLASQVKAGTPLQSANSPFVPSPSTPLAPSPIPADSEKLSGLSSVTNAAHVGHQQSALAPPQTQSLAVGTPGISASPFLAEYTSPDGNQATVPSVVPGKTSASERPLERLIKVVKSSTPKALSSAVSDIESVVSMIDRIAGSAPGNGSRAAVGEDLVAMTKCRLQARNFMSQDGSATTKKMKRNTSAMPLNNVSSAGSVNDSFKQSYGLDASELESTATSRVKRQKFEVNHALLEEIREINQQLIDTVVNISEEDADSIAAASDGEGTVIKCSFTAVALSPSLKSQFASSQISPILPLRLLVPANYPKCSPVLLDKLPDESSGESDDLSVKAKSRFSISLRGLSQPMSLGEMARTWDACARKVIAEYAQQTGGGSFSSRYGAWENCVGA from the exons GGCAACCATTAGGAATTCCTGCGGTTAATCCGCCTACAGCAAGGCAACAACTTTTACCACAAAACCTTCAAAATAACACGTCAACTTCTGTACAAAGTTCTGCGAACCTGCCTCCTGCGCTATCATCTTTCACAGGTCTTAGTCAGTCCAACATATCCAGTGTCGGTCAGACATCCAACCTGCAGAACATGCCTGGAATATCACAGAACTCTGTAAGTAATTCTGTAGGGCAAGGTGCAGCACCAGATATTTATGCCAATGCGCAAAGACAAATGCCGGGAAGGCAACACCAGCAACAAATGATTTCTCAACAGCAGCAGCAATCTCAGAATCAGCTTATTTACCACCAGCAGTTTCAACAACAGTTACTAAAACAGAAGTTGCAGCATCCTTCACTCTTGCAACCGCATTTGCAACAGCAGCAGCCGCAACAATCTCTGTTGCAGCCAACCCAGCTGCAATCTTCTCAACAGTCTCTGATGCAAATGTCATCAGGTCTTCAGTCAGGTCAGTCCACTATTCAGCAGCCACAGCCTACAACGATGCAGTCAGCTGCGCAACCTGGCCTTCAACAGAATCAACTGAATTCAATCCAGCAATCAGTACCATCTTTGCTTCAGCAACATCCACAATCAGTTGCAAGACAACAACAACAAGTACAGCCTTCTATTCATCAACAAACACCTTCGCTTCAGCAACAGCCAACTCCTGTTCCTCAGCAATCAAATTTACCATtgcagcaacagcagcagcagatAATGGGGCAGCAAGCGAATATTTCAAATTTGCAACAAGCTCAGCTGCTTGGACAACAAAATAGTATCCAAGACATGCAACAGCCACAGCAACAGAGACTGCCAGTTCAGCAGAACAGTCTTTTGGGCATGCAACAGCCTCAGCAGATGTTAAATCAGCAAAGTATTTCCTTACATCAGCAGCAGCAGTTAGGCCCCCAAAGCACCATATCAGGGCTgcagcagcaacagcagcagcagcagcagcagcagcagcagcagcatcaGCATCAGCAGCAGCTACTTGGATCCCTTCCTAATGTTTCAAGCATGCAGCCACATCAGCGCTCGATGCATATTTTGCAACAACCAAAGATGGTTACACCACAACAGCAGCAAACCCAGCAGACGCCATTGTCATTGTTGCAACAACAAGGTCAACAATCCCAGCATCAATCATCACAACAGCAACTCATTTCTCAATTTCAATCTCAGCCTGCACAGTTGCAACAGCAATTGGCAATGCAACAACAGCCAAATTCCTTGCAGCAAAGGCTTCAAGCTCCAGGTGCCTTGCTTCCATCTCAGAATGCAATTGAGCAGCAGAAGCAATTTATCCAGGCACAAAGAGTGCTTCCAGAGGTCTCCTCCAGTA CATCAGTGGATTCAACCGCTCAGACAGGACATGTAGGTGTTGCTGATTTGCAGGAGGAGATCTATCAAAAG ATAAAATCCATGAGGGATATGTACTTTGCAGACATCAATGAGCTTTACCAAAGGATTGCTTTGAAGTTCCAGCAG CATGATGGTTTCATACCACCTGCAAAGCCATCAGAACAgtatgaaaaaatgaaaaactttAAGACGATGTTAGAGCGTACTTTAGCGTTTCTACAGATCtcaaagaataatattcaaccTGGTTTGAAGGACAGAATTCCTCTGTATGAGAAGCAAATTGTTAATATTCTTACTTCAAATAAGAAGAAAGTTATACCTTCACAATCTCAGGGACAACAACAATTCCAGCATCCTGGTGGACTTGCTCACTCCATGCCACAGCAACAACCATCCCTAGTTCCTCAGCTGCAGCAGCATGACAATCACCCAAACCAGGTGCAACAAATGAATTTACAAGGTTCAGCCACTTCAATGCAGCCATCTGCTGTGACCGGCATGCAACATGTATCCATGCCTTTAACAACAAACTTTGGTGTTCCAGCAACACAGCAGAATATCACAAATGCATTACAGCCTGCTGCTAATCTGGATTCAGTTCAAGGCAGTTCGTTTAATTCATTGCAGCAGGGTGCTATGGGCTCTATGCCACAAGGTGGTGTGGGATCTGTACCAAATACCATCAATGCACCTCAACAGACCAATGCCAATACCCTATCAAACAGCTCTATGAATACATTACAACCTAATGCTAGTCTTGTGCAACCAAGTTCTAACACAGTACAGCAGCACTATTTGAAGCAACAACAGCAGGATCAACAACAGCAATTGATGCAAAGTCAGCAAATGAAGCAGCAATTACAACAGCGACATGTGCAACAAATGCTTCAGCAACAGCAAAAGCAGCAATTAATGCAGTCGCAGCCATCACTTCAGCAACAGCTGCACCAACAACAGAAACAACAACCAGCACAGATTTTGGCACACCAAATGCCACAGCTTCACCAAACAAATGAACCAAATGAGTCAAAGGTGAGACCAGGTTTAGGCATCAAACCTGGTCTTTATCAACAACATTTCTCTGCTGGCCAACGCCCTGGGTATTATCATCAACTGAAGCAAGGTGCTTCCTTTCCAATTTCTTCGCCACAAAACCTTCAATCCTCATCTCCTCAAATTTCACACCATTCTTCTCCTCAAGTCGATCAGCACAATTTGTTAGCATCTCAGGTAAAAGCTGGAACACCTCTGCAATCAGCTAACTCACCATTTGTTCCATCTCCATCCACTCCCTTGGCCCCATCTCCTATACCAGCGGATTCTGAGAAGCTTTCTGGTCTATCATCGGTGACTAATGCTGCACATGTTGGACATCAGCAATCAGCTCTTGCACCACCTCAAACACAATCACTGGCTGTTGGCACACCTGGAATATCAGCCTCGCCCTTCCTAGCAGAATATACCAGTCCAGATGGAAATCAGGCTACTGTACCAAGTGTGGTTCCTGGCAAGACAAGTGCATCAGAACGGCCTCTAGAGCGTTTAATTAAAGTG GTAAAGTCATCAACTCCAAAGGCTCTCAGCTCTGCTGTTAGCGATATTGAATCTGTTGTCAGCATGATCGACAGGATAGCAGGTTCAGCACCTGGCAATGGTTCTAGGGCTGCTGTTGGTGAAGATTTAGTTGCCATGACAAAGTGCCGTCTGCAAGCTAGAAACTTCATGTCACAAGATGGAAGTGCTACAACAAAGAAAATGAAGCGTAACACAAGTGCCATGCCCTTGAATAATGTGTCATCAGCTGGCAGTGTAAATGATAGCTTCAAGCAATCTTATGGTCTTGATGCATCTGAGTTGGAGTCAACTGCAACATCTCGTGTCAAGAGGCAGAAATTTGAG GTGAACCATGCTCTACTGGAAGAGATTAGGGAGATAAATCAGCAGCTAATTGATACAGTAGTCAACATAAGTGAAGAGGATGCTGATTCAATTGCTGCAGCATCTGATGGTGAAGGAACGGTCATCAAATGTTCTTTCACTGCAGTGGCTCTCAGTCCAAGTTTGAAGTCACAATTTGCTTCGTCACAGATA AGCCCAATTTTGCCTTTGAGGTTGCTTGTTCCTGCAAACTATCCAAAGTGTTCCCCTGTTCTTTTGGACAAGCTTCCGGATGAATCAAG TGGAGAGTCTGATGATCTGTCTGTCAAGGCAAAGTCAAGATTCAGCATATCCCTCCGTGGCTTATCACAGCCCATGTCTCTAGGAGAAATGGCAAGGACTTGGGATGCTTGTGCACGCAAAGTTATTGCCGAATATGCCCAACAGACTGGAGGAGGGAGCTTCAGCTCGAGATATGGTGCTTGGGAAAATTGTGTGGGTGCTTGA